The following are encoded in a window of Rhabdothermincola sediminis genomic DNA:
- a CDS encoding Coq4 family protein: MSGFSFPGEPDPPTEQFTTPHDFAHVLSGYDTSVQGELLVSTFTAGMHHLEGLAGHILPVMVIWQLGIPLTELAGSTTGALDARKQWVAWTRGDATTADTFSSGWDFWAHVDKPLEELRAAMGVPRWTRPTRPTASTHLGTAPAPERLSA; encoded by the coding sequence GTGAGCGGATTCAGCTTCCCCGGGGAGCCGGACCCACCCACCGAGCAGTTCACGACCCCGCACGACTTCGCCCACGTACTGTCCGGCTACGACACCTCGGTGCAAGGTGAGCTGCTGGTCAGCACGTTCACCGCCGGGATGCACCACCTCGAGGGTCTGGCCGGCCACATCCTGCCGGTCATGGTCATCTGGCAGCTGGGCATCCCCCTCACGGAGCTGGCGGGCAGCACCACCGGAGCGCTCGACGCCCGCAAGCAGTGGGTCGCCTGGACCCGAGGAGATGCGACCACCGCCGACACCTTCTCGTCGGGCTGGGACTTCTGGGCCCACGTCGACAAGCCGCTCGAGGAGCTACGAGCGGCGATGGGCGTCCCGCGCTGGACCCGGCCGACACGGCCGACGGCAAGTACCCACCTTGGTACCGCCCCAGCGCCTGAGCGCCTGAGTGCCTGA
- a CDS encoding acyl-CoA dehydrogenase family protein, with the protein MSDFSLALNEDQLQLQKWVHDFAEEVIRPAAAEWDEREEYPWPIVQEAAKIGLYGMDFMAQIMMNDSTGLSMPVATEELFWGDAGIGLAIMGSGLAAAGILGNGTPEQILEWVPQCYGTADKVQLGAFCVSEPDAGSDVSSLRTRAVYDEAKDEWVLNGTKAWITNGGIADVHVVVATVDPELRSRGQASFVVPPGTPGLSMGQKYSKLGIRASHTAEVVLEDVRVPGSCLLGGKEKLDEKLARAREALKNPQVSSGKQPAMATFEATRPAVGAQAIGIARAAYEYALDYAKERKAFGKPIVMHQGIGFMLADMATELDAARLLVWRAAWLSRNGQYRNAEGSMSKLKAGRVAVWITERAIQILGGYGYVKEYPVERWHRDAKIYDIFEGTEQIQQLVIARAISGLRVE; encoded by the coding sequence ATGTCCGATTTCTCGCTCGCCCTGAACGAAGACCAACTGCAGCTCCAGAAGTGGGTCCACGATTTCGCCGAGGAGGTCATCCGTCCCGCCGCCGCGGAGTGGGACGAGCGGGAGGAGTATCCATGGCCCATCGTCCAAGAGGCGGCCAAGATCGGCCTCTACGGCATGGACTTCATGGCCCAGATCATGATGAACGACTCCACGGGGCTGTCGATGCCCGTCGCCACCGAGGAGCTCTTCTGGGGTGACGCCGGCATCGGCCTGGCCATCATGGGGTCGGGTCTCGCCGCGGCGGGCATCCTGGGCAACGGCACCCCGGAGCAGATCCTCGAGTGGGTGCCCCAGTGCTACGGCACCGCCGACAAGGTCCAGCTCGGGGCGTTCTGCGTGAGCGAGCCCGACGCGGGCTCCGACGTGTCGTCGCTGCGTACCCGGGCGGTGTACGACGAGGCCAAGGACGAGTGGGTGCTCAACGGCACCAAGGCCTGGATCACCAACGGCGGCATCGCCGACGTGCACGTGGTGGTCGCCACCGTCGATCCCGAGCTGCGCAGTCGGGGCCAGGCGAGCTTCGTCGTCCCCCCTGGCACGCCGGGGCTGTCGATGGGGCAGAAGTACTCGAAGCTCGGCATCCGCGCCTCCCATACCGCCGAGGTGGTGCTGGAGGACGTGCGGGTGCCCGGTAGCTGCCTGCTCGGCGGCAAGGAGAAGCTGGACGAGAAGCTGGCCCGGGCCCGCGAGGCATTGAAGAACCCGCAAGTGTCCAGCGGGAAGCAGCCGGCCATGGCCACCTTCGAAGCCACCCGCCCCGCGGTGGGCGCGCAGGCCATCGGCATCGCCCGGGCCGCGTACGAGTACGCGCTCGATTACGCCAAGGAGCGCAAGGCGTTCGGCAAGCCGATCGTCATGCACCAGGGCATCGGGTTCATGCTCGCCGACATGGCCACCGAGCTCGACGCCGCCCGCCTGCTGGTCTGGAGAGCAGCGTGGCTGTCCCGCAACGGCCAGTACCGCAATGCCGAAGGTTCGATGTCGAAGCTCAAGGCCGGCCGGGTGGCGGTGTGGATCACCGAGCGGGCCATCCAGATCCTCGGTGGGTACGGCTACGTCAAGGAGTACCCCGTCGAGCGCTGGCACCGGGACGCCAAGATCTACGACATCTTCGAGGGCACCGAGCAGATCCAGCAGCTCGTGATCGCCCGGGCCATCTCCGGCCTGCGCGTCGAGTAG
- a CDS encoding MFS transporter yields MERSSTRPRGALPAGYGIIWTTVAIDLVGFGIVVPILPQYAERFGVSGTVIGLLFASFSLAQLVFAPVWGKVSDRVGRKPVILVSLFGTAVGSLLTGAAWSIGVLFLGRIIDGASGASVSVAQAAVSDVAPARDRARLMGLLGAAFGVGFVAGPAIGALAGLGGAHIPFFVAAAISFVNGLVAIKRLPETRSRHRGEPAERDAEAIAAAPALDGPGLAEPAHLATPKALDVPAIVRLIVVAFVGMVAFSGFEATFSLLAERRFDLHISSTAAVFTVIGLGLVGVQVGLVGPVTHRLGEAGTLRWGLVANTAGLALLAVDAGWAGLVPALALLVAGQGLITPTLASAVSSLAGEKRGEWLGWQQSAGGVARVVGPVAAGVLFQHVGVGAPYVLGAVLAGVAVTLVPSSTTSSVVAAVSPSREV; encoded by the coding sequence GTGGAGCGGTCGTCGACGAGGCCTCGGGGAGCGCTACCCGCCGGTTACGGGATCATCTGGACCACCGTCGCCATCGACCTCGTCGGCTTCGGCATCGTGGTGCCGATCCTCCCGCAGTACGCGGAGCGCTTCGGCGTGTCCGGCACCGTGATCGGGCTGCTGTTCGCCTCGTTCTCGCTGGCCCAGCTGGTGTTCGCCCCGGTGTGGGGGAAGGTCTCGGATCGGGTGGGACGCAAGCCGGTCATCCTGGTGTCGCTGTTCGGCACCGCGGTCGGCAGCCTGCTCACCGGCGCCGCGTGGTCGATCGGGGTGCTGTTCCTCGGGCGCATCATCGACGGTGCGTCGGGGGCCAGCGTTTCGGTGGCGCAGGCCGCGGTGTCCGACGTGGCGCCGGCCCGCGACCGGGCCCGGCTGATGGGCCTGCTGGGCGCGGCGTTCGGGGTGGGGTTCGTGGCCGGGCCGGCCATCGGCGCGCTGGCCGGCCTCGGTGGCGCGCACATCCCGTTCTTCGTCGCTGCGGCCATCTCGTTCGTGAACGGTCTGGTGGCCATCAAGCGCCTGCCCGAGACCCGGTCCCGCCACCGCGGCGAGCCCGCCGAGCGTGACGCGGAGGCCATCGCCGCTGCTCCGGCCCTGGACGGGCCGGGCCTCGCCGAGCCGGCCCACCTCGCCACCCCGAAGGCGCTGGACGTGCCCGCCATCGTGCGGTTGATCGTGGTGGCGTTCGTGGGGATGGTGGCCTTCAGCGGCTTCGAGGCCACGTTCTCGCTGCTGGCCGAACGGCGGTTCGACCTGCACATCTCCTCCACCGCGGCGGTGTTCACCGTCATCGGTCTGGGCCTGGTGGGGGTGCAGGTGGGGCTGGTCGGCCCGGTGACCCACCGCCTCGGCGAGGCGGGGACCCTCCGGTGGGGACTGGTGGCCAACACCGCCGGTCTGGCTTTGCTGGCGGTCGACGCAGGCTGGGCGGGCCTTGTGCCCGCGCTGGCGCTGCTGGTCGCCGGCCAGGGGCTGATCACTCCCACCCTCGCCTCCGCGGTGTCGTCCCTGGCGGGGGAGAAGCGGGGCGAGTGGCTGGGCTGGCAGCAATCGGCGGGGGGCGTGGCCCGGGTGGTGGGTCCGGTGGCGGCGGGGGTGCTGTTCCAGCACGTCGGGGTGGGCGCACCGTACGTGCTGGGTGCGGTGCTGGCCGGTGTGGCGGTGACGCTGGTACCGAGCTCGACGACCTCCAGCGTCGTGGCCGCGGTGTCCCCCTCGAGGGAGGTCTGA
- the cysS gene encoding cysteine--tRNA ligase, translated as MLRLFDTAEGRVVPLELRDDGVVSMYVCGPTVYGPPHLGHGRFSLVFDVLRRYLEWSGLEVRYVSNITDIDDKIIQRANDEGRSAQEVAEQYEQVWYQAMDAIGVKRPTEDPHATGYVDRMVELIAELMDRGVAYETSDGVYFDPSGVSDYGLLARQSIDSLRVGARVEANEEKRSPIDFALWKKAKPGEPAWPSPWGPGRPGWHTECVVMSLDLLGDGFDLHGGGQDLAFPHHENERAQAVAAGHTFAHHWMHNGFVEVGGEKMSKSLGNFTNLLDLVESTDPRSYRLLVLQSHYRSPVEVNKATIDAATSALERLDAFARRTADLPPATPDAEALDAFRRHMDDDLDTPAAMDVLFSLVRRGNQALDAGDVHAAAAAAAAVREVCRAVGLELHETSGEVPPEVLELARQRDDARARKDWASADALRDQIQARGFVVEDTPAGTQVRPA; from the coding sequence GTGCTGCGCCTGTTCGACACTGCTGAGGGCCGCGTCGTCCCTCTCGAGCTGCGCGACGACGGGGTGGTGTCGATGTACGTGTGCGGACCGACCGTCTACGGGCCGCCGCACCTGGGCCACGGCCGGTTCTCGCTGGTGTTCGACGTGCTCCGCCGTTACCTGGAGTGGTCGGGGCTGGAGGTGCGGTACGTGTCGAACATCACCGACATCGACGACAAGATCATCCAGCGCGCGAACGACGAGGGCCGCTCGGCGCAGGAGGTGGCGGAGCAGTACGAGCAGGTCTGGTACCAGGCCATGGACGCCATCGGGGTCAAGCGCCCGACGGAGGATCCCCACGCCACCGGCTACGTCGATCGCATGGTCGAGCTGATCGCCGAGCTCATGGACCGGGGCGTCGCCTACGAGACCTCCGACGGGGTGTACTTCGACCCCAGCGGGGTGTCGGACTACGGCCTGCTGGCCCGCCAGTCGATCGACTCGCTGCGGGTCGGGGCGCGGGTGGAGGCGAACGAGGAGAAGCGCTCGCCCATCGACTTCGCGCTGTGGAAGAAGGCCAAGCCGGGCGAGCCGGCCTGGCCGTCGCCGTGGGGGCCGGGCCGGCCGGGCTGGCACACGGAGTGCGTGGTGATGTCGCTCGACCTGCTGGGCGACGGCTTCGACCTGCACGGTGGTGGCCAGGACCTGGCCTTCCCCCACCACGAGAACGAACGGGCACAGGCGGTGGCAGCCGGGCACACCTTCGCCCACCACTGGATGCACAACGGGTTCGTGGAGGTGGGCGGCGAGAAGATGTCCAAGTCGCTCGGGAACTTCACCAACCTGCTCGACCTCGTCGAATCCACCGATCCCCGCTCCTACCGGCTGCTGGTGCTGCAGTCCCACTACCGCTCACCGGTGGAGGTCAACAAGGCCACCATCGACGCGGCCACCAGCGCGCTCGAGCGCCTCGACGCCTTCGCCCGCCGCACCGCGGACCTGCCACCCGCCACGCCGGATGCCGAGGCGCTCGACGCCTTCCGCCGGCACATGGACGACGACCTCGACACGCCGGCCGCCATGGACGTGTTGTTCTCGCTGGTGCGGCGGGGCAACCAGGCCCTCGACGCCGGCGACGTCCACGCCGCGGCTGCCGCGGCCGCCGCGGTGCGCGAGGTCTGCCGGGCGGTGGGCCTCGAGCTGCACGAGACCTCCGGCGAGGTGCCGCCCGAGGTGCTGGAGCTGGCCCGCCAGCGAGACGACGCCCGGGCCCGGAAGGACTGGGCCAGCGCCGACGCGCTGCGAGACCAGATCCAGGCCCGGGGCTTCGTGGTTGAGGACACGCCCGCGGGCACCCAGGTTCGCCCGGCCTGA
- the valS gene encoding valine--tRNA ligase, translated as MSSNPPIARTEWSVPEKPSLEGLEPKWDAVWEREGTYRFDRSKTRDEIYSIDTPPPTVSGSLHVGHVFSYTHTDTVARYQRMRGREVFYPMGWDDNGLPTERRVQNYYGVLCDPSLPYDPDFEAPSEPFDPPRHLSRRNFVELCHGLTAEDEKAFEALWRALGLSVDWTMTYATIDDHCQRVAQRAFLRNLARGEAYQAEAPVLWDVDYRTAVAQAELEDRERPGAYHRIAFWRTDPSGARTEPVYIETTRPELIPACVALVAHPDDERYQPLFGSTVRTPLFDVEVEVKAHELADPEKGSGIAMICTFGDVTDVTWWRELQLPTRSVMGLDGRLVGEPPVVISTEAGRAAYAELAGKTVNQARRRIVELLRDSGDLDGEPREITHPVKFYERGERPLEIVTSRQWYIRNGGRDLDLREALLHRGKELHWHPPYMQVRYENWVEGLTGDWLISRQRFFGVPFPVWYPLDDRGEPDYAHPILPSEDRLPVDPTSDTPEGFEESQRDQPGGFTADPDVMDTWATSSLTPQIATMWEEDDDLFRRTFPMDLRPQAHEIIRTWLFSTVVRSHLEHDTLPWRNAAISGWVLDPDRKKMSKSKGNVVTPMQYIEQFGADALRYWAASGRPGTDTAFDEGQMKVGRRLAIKLLNASRFALGLGSRRADLSVITEAVDRSMLARLAELVDETTAAFDGYDYARALERTEAFFWTFCDEYLELVKGRAYGTQGDGAAASAQATLQLALSTLLRLFAPFLPYVTEEVWSWWQEGSIHRSPWPEVSGLRDAAADGDPQVFEVAAAVLGEIRKAKTEAKRSLKASVERVTVRDTHARLEALRPALADVRDAGNVTGELATVEASEPAVDVELGEA; from the coding sequence GTGAGCAGCAACCCCCCGATCGCCCGCACCGAGTGGTCGGTGCCGGAGAAGCCGAGCCTGGAAGGCCTCGAGCCCAAGTGGGACGCGGTCTGGGAGCGCGAGGGCACCTACCGCTTCGACCGCTCCAAGACCCGGGACGAGATCTACTCGATCGACACCCCACCTCCCACGGTGTCGGGCTCCCTGCACGTCGGTCACGTGTTCTCCTACACCCACACCGACACGGTGGCCCGCTACCAGCGCATGCGCGGCCGCGAGGTCTTCTACCCGATGGGCTGGGACGACAACGGCCTGCCCACCGAGCGGCGAGTGCAGAACTACTACGGGGTGCTCTGCGACCCGTCGCTGCCCTACGACCCCGACTTCGAGGCCCCGAGCGAGCCGTTCGACCCGCCGCGCCACCTCAGCCGGCGCAACTTCGTCGAGCTGTGCCACGGCCTCACCGCCGAGGACGAGAAGGCCTTCGAGGCGCTGTGGCGGGCGCTCGGGTTGTCGGTCGACTGGACCATGACCTACGCCACCATCGACGATCACTGCCAGCGGGTGGCCCAGCGAGCCTTCCTCCGCAACCTGGCCAGGGGTGAGGCGTACCAGGCGGAAGCCCCGGTGCTGTGGGACGTCGATTACCGCACCGCGGTGGCCCAGGCCGAGCTCGAAGACCGCGAGCGCCCCGGCGCCTACCACCGCATCGCGTTCTGGCGCACCGACCCCAGTGGGGCGCGCACCGAACCCGTGTACATCGAGACCACCCGGCCCGAGCTGATCCCCGCCTGTGTGGCGCTGGTGGCCCACCCCGACGACGAGCGGTACCAGCCGCTGTTCGGCTCCACCGTGCGCACGCCACTGTTCGACGTCGAGGTCGAGGTGAAGGCTCACGAGCTGGCTGACCCGGAGAAGGGCTCGGGCATCGCCATGATCTGCACCTTTGGTGACGTCACCGACGTCACCTGGTGGCGTGAGCTGCAGCTGCCCACCCGCTCGGTGATGGGCCTCGACGGGCGCCTGGTGGGCGAACCACCCGTCGTGATCAGCACCGAGGCCGGGCGAGCGGCGTACGCGGAACTGGCAGGCAAGACGGTGAACCAGGCCCGGCGGCGCATCGTGGAGCTGCTGCGCGACTCGGGTGATCTCGACGGCGAGCCCCGCGAGATCACCCATCCGGTGAAGTTCTACGAGCGGGGTGAGCGGCCGCTGGAGATCGTCACCAGCCGCCAGTGGTACATCCGCAACGGCGGGCGCGATCTCGACCTGCGCGAGGCGCTGCTGCACCGCGGCAAGGAGTTGCACTGGCACCCGCCCTACATGCAGGTCCGCTACGAGAACTGGGTGGAGGGACTCACCGGCGACTGGCTCATCTCCCGCCAGCGCTTCTTCGGGGTGCCGTTCCCGGTGTGGTACCCCCTCGACGACCGGGGCGAGCCCGACTACGCGCACCCGATCCTCCCCTCGGAGGACCGGCTGCCGGTCGACCCCACCTCCGACACCCCCGAGGGCTTCGAGGAGTCCCAGCGCGACCAGCCCGGTGGCTTCACCGCTGATCCCGACGTCATGGACACCTGGGCCACCTCGTCGCTCACCCCGCAGATCGCCACCATGTGGGAGGAGGACGACGACCTGTTCCGGCGCACCTTCCCCATGGACCTGCGACCGCAGGCCCACGAGATCATCCGCACCTGGCTGTTCTCGACGGTGGTGCGCTCGCACCTCGAGCACGACACGCTCCCCTGGCGGAATGCCGCCATCTCGGGCTGGGTGCTCGACCCTGACCGCAAGAAGATGTCCAAGTCCAAGGGCAACGTGGTCACCCCGATGCAGTACATCGAGCAGTTCGGTGCCGACGCGCTGCGCTACTGGGCGGCCAGTGGCCGGCCCGGCACGGACACCGCCTTCGACGAGGGCCAGATGAAGGTCGGTCGCCGGCTGGCCATCAAGCTGCTCAACGCGTCTCGCTTCGCGCTCGGGCTCGGTTCGCGCCGAGCGGACCTGTCGGTGATCACCGAAGCCGTCGACCGCTCGATGCTGGCCCGGCTCGCCGAGCTGGTCGACGAGACCACCGCGGCCTTCGACGGCTACGACTACGCCCGGGCCCTCGAGCGCACCGAGGCGTTCTTCTGGACCTTCTGCGACGAGTACCTCGAACTGGTCAAGGGCCGGGCCTACGGCACCCAGGGTGACGGCGCCGCGGCCTCCGCGCAGGCCACCCTGCAGCTCGCCCTCTCGACGCTGCTTCGGCTGTTCGCGCCGTTCCTGCCCTACGTCACCGAGGAGGTCTGGTCGTGGTGGCAGGAGGGCTCCATCCACCGCTCGCCCTGGCCGGAGGTGAGCGGCTTGCGCGACGCGGCCGCCGACGGTGACCCGCAGGTCTTCGAGGTCGCAGCCGCGGTGCTCGGTGAGATCCGCAAGGCCAAGACCGAGGCGAAGCGCTCCCTGAAGGCGTCGGTGGAACGGGTCACGGTGCGCGACACGCACGCCCGGCTCGAGGCGCTGCGCCCAGCGCTGGCCGACGTGCGCGACGCCGGCAACGTCACCGGGGAGCTGGCGACGGTCGAGGCGAGCGAGCCGGCCGTCGACGTGGAGCTCGGGGAGGCCTAG
- a CDS encoding mechanosensitive ion channel family protein produces the protein MMGQATTTSVPNPAAGLVKGVTNLDEACGNHPSWACRVVFDRTGNETLAGAAEWFVAKPLAILAVILAALVASRLLRSVIKRVMLRMLEPTSSSRLAKLRERTPNLLLRTTEEWSLRSAARVQTLTAVARSLASLIVWFIAVVWILDILELNFGPFIAGAGIIGVALGFGAQNIVRDFLSGFFLIIEDQFGVGDIVDLGEASGTVEKVTLRSTRLRDVHGVVWHVPNGQIQRVANQSQEWARALLDVEVAYDTDIDLAERVIAETAEAMAADPAWALEILETPEVWGVEAFTPNAIVIRLVMKTRPASQWRVMRELRKRLKEAFDQRGIVIPVAQLDLRMHRDREGQTVDDTSGSEEGPADGERARAEATERDEA, from the coding sequence ATGATGGGTCAAGCCACCACGACCTCGGTGCCGAACCCTGCAGCCGGACTGGTCAAGGGCGTCACGAACCTCGACGAGGCGTGCGGCAACCACCCGTCGTGGGCGTGCCGGGTGGTTTTCGACCGCACCGGGAACGAGACCCTCGCCGGTGCCGCCGAGTGGTTCGTGGCCAAGCCGCTGGCCATCCTCGCGGTGATCCTCGCCGCGCTCGTCGCCAGCCGGCTGCTGCGCTCGGTGATCAAGCGGGTGATGCTCCGGATGCTCGAGCCCACCTCGTCGTCGCGCCTCGCGAAGCTGCGGGAGCGCACCCCGAACCTGCTGCTCCGGACCACCGAGGAGTGGAGCCTGCGTTCCGCGGCCCGGGTGCAGACGCTGACCGCGGTGGCTCGCAGCCTGGCGTCGCTGATCGTGTGGTTCATCGCCGTCGTGTGGATCCTCGACATCCTCGAGCTCAACTTCGGTCCGTTCATCGCCGGCGCGGGGATCATCGGCGTGGCTCTCGGGTTCGGCGCACAGAACATCGTGCGTGACTTCCTCTCGGGGTTCTTCCTCATCATCGAGGACCAGTTCGGGGTCGGCGACATCGTCGACCTCGGCGAGGCCAGTGGCACGGTCGAGAAGGTCACCCTGCGATCCACACGGTTGCGTGACGTGCACGGCGTGGTCTGGCACGTGCCCAACGGGCAGATCCAGCGGGTCGCGAACCAGTCCCAGGAGTGGGCGCGTGCCCTGCTCGACGTGGAGGTCGCCTACGACACCGACATCGACCTGGCCGAGCGGGTGATCGCCGAGACGGCGGAGGCGATGGCCGCCGATCCGGCCTGGGCGCTGGAGATCCTCGAGACCCCCGAGGTGTGGGGCGTCGAGGCGTTCACCCCCAACGCGATCGTCATCCGGTTGGTGATGAAGACCCGCCCGGCCTCCCAGTGGCGGGTCATGCGGGAGCTGCGCAAGCGGCTGAAGGAAGCCTTCGACCAGCGGGGGATCGTGATTCCGGTGGCGCAGCTCGACCTGCGGATGCACCGCGACCGCGAGGGGCAGACCGTCGATGACACCTCTGGCTCGGAGGAGGGCCCGGCCGACGGCGAGCGCGCTCGCGCCGAGGCGACCGAACGGGACGAGGCCTAG
- a CDS encoding di-heme oxidoreductase family protein, translating to MTSVADRSDRAFGFSARNLGRRDSLTFALGRDSFNQPWQIAPGLHDDRDGLGPTFNADSCAACHAGHGRGRAPTEAMDPSPGLVLRLSVPGTDPHGGPRPEPVYGAQLQDASTGWAPHEGRFRVTYEPVEGRYGDGTPYTLQRPLYTVGDLQFGPLAQGTMLSPRLAPAVIGLGLLEAISAEEVIAAADPDDRDGDGISGRANLVWDQTSGTAVLGRFGWKASQPSVAQQTAAALHEDLGVTTPMFPVPNCPVVQVDCARAPLGGTPEAASPVVERLTFYTRTLAVPLRRPGEARADARGAELFTSAGCGSCHRPVWTTGDDPVSALRAQTIRPYTDLLLHDLGDGLADGRPEYLATGSEWRTPPLWGLGLAQRVTPGTGFLHDGRARTVAEAILWHGGEAEQARERFRTMDPTNRDALLAFLASL from the coding sequence ATGACCTCGGTTGCCGATCGGAGCGACCGGGCGTTCGGGTTCTCGGCTCGCAACCTCGGCCGCCGCGACTCGCTCACCTTCGCCCTTGGCCGTGACTCGTTCAACCAGCCCTGGCAGATCGCCCCGGGCCTGCACGATGACCGGGACGGTCTGGGGCCGACGTTCAACGCGGACTCCTGCGCTGCCTGCCACGCCGGGCACGGGAGAGGCCGGGCCCCGACCGAGGCCATGGACCCGAGCCCCGGCCTGGTGCTGCGGTTGTCCGTGCCCGGCACCGATCCCCATGGCGGGCCACGCCCGGAGCCGGTCTACGGCGCGCAGCTCCAGGACGCCTCCACCGGCTGGGCGCCCCACGAGGGCCGGTTCCGGGTGACCTACGAGCCGGTCGAGGGCCGTTACGGCGACGGCACCCCCTACACGCTCCAGCGGCCCCTCTACACGGTCGGCGACCTGCAGTTCGGCCCGCTCGCTCAGGGCACGATGCTCTCGCCGCGGCTGGCGCCTGCGGTGATCGGACTGGGCCTGCTGGAAGCCATTTCCGCCGAGGAGGTCATCGCTGCCGCCGACCCCGACGATCGGGACGGCGACGGGATCTCGGGTCGGGCGAACCTGGTGTGGGACCAGACCTCGGGGACGGCCGTGCTCGGCCGGTTCGGGTGGAAGGCGAGCCAGCCGAGCGTGGCCCAGCAGACCGCCGCTGCGTTGCACGAGGATCTCGGGGTGACCACACCGATGTTCCCGGTGCCGAACTGCCCGGTGGTGCAGGTCGACTGCGCCCGAGCACCGCTGGGCGGCACGCCGGAGGCGGCGAGCCCGGTGGTGGAGCGGCTCACCTTCTACACCCGCACCCTGGCGGTGCCGCTGCGCCGACCCGGGGAGGCCCGGGCCGACGCCCGGGGGGCCGAGCTGTTCACTAGCGCGGGGTGCGGCTCGTGCCACCGGCCGGTGTGGACCACCGGTGATGATCCGGTGAGCGCGTTGCGGGCCCAGACGATCCGGCCGTACACGGACCTGCTCCTGCACGACCTCGGCGACGGGTTGGCCGACGGCCGGCCCGAGTACCTGGCCACCGGTTCGGAGTGGCGCACGCCTCCGCTGTGGGGGCTCGGCCTGGCACAGCGGGTCACCCCGGGCACCGGCTTCCTGCACGACGGGCGGGCGCGCACCGTGGCGGAGGCGATCCTCTGGCACGGTGGGGAGGCCGAGCAGGCGAGGGAGCGCTTCCGCACGATGGACCCGACCAATCGTGACGCGTTGCTCGCCTTCCTGGCCTCGCTGTGA
- a CDS encoding superoxide dismutase translates to MAFELPPLPYAQDALAPHISAETLEYHYGKHHQAYVNKLNELLQGTDDADAPLEDVIRKADIGTPLFNNAAQHWNHSFYWKCMAPGGGGQPSGDLAERINSAFGSYDEFRKQFVDAATTQFGSGWAWLVDDGSGLKVMKTPNADLPMKHDAKALLTIDVWEHAYYIDYRNARPTYIDTFMDHLLNWDFVAENLAS, encoded by the coding sequence ATGGCCTTCGAACTTCCCCCGCTGCCCTACGCCCAGGATGCGCTGGCGCCGCACATCTCCGCCGAGACGCTCGAGTACCACTACGGCAAGCACCACCAGGCCTACGTGAACAAGCTCAACGAGCTGCTGCAGGGCACCGACGACGCCGACGCGCCGCTCGAGGACGTGATCCGCAAGGCCGACATCGGCACCCCGCTGTTCAACAACGCGGCCCAGCACTGGAACCACAGCTTCTACTGGAAGTGCATGGCCCCCGGCGGCGGTGGGCAGCCCTCGGGTGATCTGGCCGAGCGGATCAACTCGGCGTTCGGCTCCTACGACGAGTTCCGCAAGCAGTTCGTCGACGCCGCCACCACCCAGTTCGGCTCCGGGTGGGCGTGGCTGGTCGACGACGGCAGCGGCCTCAAGGTCATGAAGACCCCGAACGCGGACCTGCCGATGAAGCACGACGCGAAGGCGCTGTTGACCATCGACGTGTGGGAGCACGCCTACTACATCGATTACCGCAACGCCCGCCCGACCTACATCGACACCTTCATGGACCATCTCCTCAACTGGGACTTCGTGGCGGAGAACCTCGCGAGCTGA